The sequence below is a genomic window from Budorcas taxicolor isolate Tak-1 chromosome 4, Takin1.1, whole genome shotgun sequence.
AACAAATACGTTGATATGACTTCAGTGCTAGAAATGTTTACAGGCCAGTGACATGTTGGTAATAAGAAGGAAGCTTCTATAGGAACAATTAAGCAATTGATGATGAACAGTTAAAGTAGCAATTAACAAGGAAGCCTTGTAGAGATAAGAAATTTGCATACAGAAAGTAAGGCTTATTACTGTTGgtgatttgttttcttaaaaaaatagtttcagGATGTTTTATTTGTACATAGATACATTTTTGGGGGCAGAACTATGGATTTTTGTTTGTAAATATGACTAAAGCCTTAAAAAATCTTGGTAGTTTTTTCCAGGTAAAATTCTTGTATTTTTTGTATAAGATTCTAAATTACAAATATTAGTATCTCAATGATTCTCGATTTTTTAACCTGTATTCCTTTAGGTGCCTGAAATATTGTCATAGAgaactacacttttttttttcttttattctaaattAGTCTCAGAATCTTTTCATTAGTAAAACAGTCCTCTTAAATTTCTGTTTAACTCTGGAACTTCTACTATCAACTCTGTATATCttaagattaaatttaaaaattccagtCTCAGAAAATTGTAGTCtcttaaaattctaaaatctaTTGTTATCCTGGGATAAAGAACCATCCACTTTGATCATAACTATCTTTAAGTCCATACCAACTGGGTAAGTTGCTACACAATTATATAAACCTCCTTCTTTGGGGGTCATATAGAATATATTGTTTTCTTGCTGTATTTGCAATATAGAAGAGTATTAGGTTATTTGCTTGTTATTGCACTGTCATTAACTGTTTACAATCACAACAAGATTTGAAAATTACACCTAGGTAAGTCCTACTGAGATTTGGTGATATTTTCTGCATAGCAAGCAGCCTAATATTGAGTCACTGCCAGTTATTAAAATAAGACTTTCAGTTCCTTAAATATTGGGTTTATATTACGTGAACCTAAAAGTTAAATCTACTCCAAaagcttcagagaaggcaatggcaacccactccagtactcttgcctggaaaatcccatgggcggaggtgcctggtgggctgccgtctatggggttgcacagagtcggatacgactgaagcgacttagcagcagcagcaactccaaAAGCTTCTTGTTAAGAAAATCTTTAAGTGAATACATAATTTCCTAGAGGATTTGTTTTTGTCAATAAGGGGTTAAGTACAATGTTATTATTGCTGTTCAATATTGATAAAGTGCCTTCCAGGATCCATTTTTGTGCATTATAGACATGTAGTTACACCCAGTAAAAGTGTCTTACTCTTAGCCTTCCAAATTTCATTATAGAAAAACACTTTTGAAAACACTGTCATTTAAATATCTCGTCAGATGATATTTCCCAGAAATTCTTCtttatttagaaacaaaaacaagacaaaagcaACTGATTTTAAtccaaaatgtatttttccttatAAAAGAGGTCCACATACTCACTGTGTCTACTCTacagaatttgtccattttattacaCCACGTGTCAATTCGAGTTTATCGGGTCACTGCGAAAACTCGTGGCTAATATGTGTAATACAACACAGGAGGAGGTATTGCTCAGTTCAACTATTCTTATATACttaaaaaagatacagaaatgtTTTTGTCCACTTTAACTGTAGTCCAGACAGAAAAGTTACATGAAAGTTCTagaaaatggatttattttatttggttgccACAGTACCCTTTGAAGCCAGTTAATTAAAATGCCAAACTTGTACATCTGTCCATTGGTCAGGAGCAGCACTGGTGAAGCTTAAACTTCTTtctgcaaagtaatatttctctgcctttttttttttttttaaagtacaaccACAGTCTTGAGTTTTTCCTTGAAGTAGATTTAGTTGGTTGTTTTTAGGACATGTTAGTTGGCACACCTATAACAGTTGCTTTTACTTCCAGTGCTGCACCTTTTTCTTTGCCTGTTTCCCAGAGGTTGATCAGAGGAGGGTAAAGCTCACTGAACGCAAAGGTTGGTTTCTGTAAGTAATTCCTTACATAGTTATGTCCACCATCACAGTTGACTTCTTGAGAGAGGAAGCTGAAAAGACAGATCACACCAATAATCCCCAGAGAGCCTCCAAGGCAAGCCATAAATGTTGTGGTGTTattcttttcatactttttttgaTCAGGGTCCAAACCTTTTGTGGTGACATTTACacattgttttctgcttttttgatagATGGTGGGGATATCAATACAAATCTTATACTCAGTTGCTGGGTTCAGATGAGTAAGATTATACACCTTGACATCAGATGGTATTCGTGCACTTTGGGCAGCATGGGAATTCTCAGCCTTGACAAAGGCTGTCCACTTAATACTGGATTTGAGAATTTTAGAACTTGCTTTCCAAGACACCAGAACTGAATTGGCCTgaacatcttttattttaatattcaaggATCCATTGTTATCCTGGGGAAGAGAGCCATCCACTTTGATCATAACAGACTTTAAGTCAGCACCCACCAGGTTAGTTGCTATGCAGGTATACAAACCCCCTTCTGCTGGGGTGATGCCACTTATGTCAAGtgtgccttcagaatggacataGAACTTATTTGTTAGAGTATTAGGCAAGAGTTTTTTACCAGAAGGTGTTATCCAGTAGATTTCAGGCTGTGGCTCTGCAGTAGCTCTACAGTGTAAGGAAACATAACTCCCAGCTTCTAAATCCAGGTTGGAAGGAAAACTCTCAGGAGCTATAAGAGGGAGACAGATTTCCATCATTTCCCTAAAATGCACCTGCCGCACATTCTGGCCTTGGAATTCGGGCGGGTCCACACAAAACAGTGACTCTGGCTCCATAAATCGAATGTTGGTTTTGTTCATATTAATCCAACGGATGACGCAGTCACACCTGATAGGATTGCTGTGTATGCTGATTTCCTTGAGGTTTGGCAGAGATTCCACTGTACCCTGGTACAGGGCACTAAGGGCATTGCTGTTAAGCATAAGTGATTCCAGCTTGGGCAGCCGGAAAAATGCATTTGGGTGAATGTAAGACAACCTGGGGTTGTTAGTAGCttctatttttcttaaatctgGTAAGTTATCCACAGCAAGACTGTCGATGGAAATCAGCTCAGGCATATTGTTTATTCCCAACTCTTTTAAGTGTAGCATATTGCTAAAATCTCCCCTCTGTATTCTGTTAATGGGATTTTTATTTAGATCCAAAAATTTGAGGTTTACTGCTTTTTGAAGAGCAACATTGGGCACTTTAATAAGCCTGTTGTCATAAAAAGAGATGCTTTCTAAGTTTTCAAGTCCAACCAAGGCGTTATCTGGTATTTCTGTGAGGTTTATACCAGCTATAACCAGGCTTCGAAGATTGATAAGAGGCTTAAAGTTCATATCTTTGATTCTGATGATTGGATTTTCCCCAATCATCAGAATCTCCAGATTGGGAAGAGCCTCAAACCACTTACTGTTGATCATCTGCAATCTGTTTGAATTGAGATGAAGTCGAAGAAGATTATGTAGGCCAATAAAGGCTCCTGGTGAAATTGCAGAAAGCAAGTTGTGATTAATATAGAGTTCTTGTAAGTTGCTTAGTCCAGACAGACATTTTTCAGGCAGCtcagtaagtttgttttcttctaggtATACAGAAAGAAGCTGAGGCATCTTTTTTACATTAATGTTGGTGACTGAAGATAAATTGTTTTGAGATAAGTCCAGGCCAGTAAGGTTTACTGGAAAGTCTATGGAGTATTCAATTTTTGCAATATTGTTAGTCTGTAGTAGCAGAATCTGTGTGTCAGCAGGCAGTCTGGCTGGGAAATTTGAAAGACCTAAATCATTACAATCCACTGTAGATGCCTCCATATAAATGGATCGAGGTGTAAACCAGGGCCGGATTTCACATGTACATAACTGTGGGCAATCTGCTTTTTTATCTACAGCTTGTACTAGGGTAGTGATAGCTAGGCCAAGTAGCACATGAATTTGGAGTAGCAGGTCCTTCATCTTAGCTTTCTTCTTCAGGAATTTAATGGGCCCTTAAGGATTCCACGGTCACTGCTATTAAGATCAGTAAGAGCTGATTGATAAAAAAAATAGTTGCTTTTGTCAAATGATGAATGCCAGAGAATGGCAAAGACTTTCTTCATGGAAATAAGTGCCAGTGCCACAGTTGCATTGTCCAGAAATGCCATGCATATTGGAGAAAAGGCTTCTATCTCCTTTATGATAGGATATGGATATAACTTTTGAAGATGGAGTATGTATAGATGGTCACAGGAAATTAGGCAATTCATTTATTTAGGAGTATAATATTCACATCCCATGCTTGTTCAGTACTTGCAGGAATAGCAGCATGATGCtaactataataaaatataaaagaaaaaagaaagataattagtccaaaggaaaaaaaaaactacccaTTAACTAATTATgattcttatatatagtagtcttATTTTACAGTTAATTCAATATGTTTTGATGACCTTATTCCCTGTTATGACTGCCCTTAATAGTAATTGGCCCACACATTGGACAGGCTGAGAAACTGTATCTTTAGAAGACTTAAATTACATTAAACATAAagaatttttctctgtttttcaaatCTTTGCTTGTTTTATTGCTTGTTATTATGAGCTATTATTTGTTGTTCTATTTGACAATTAacggtggggaggggagaaaacCTTTCAGTGatggcttttttattttctcttagagaagcaaaattaaaaggttataaataaacaataaataaataatgttgttCAGTTAAAAATCAAATGAGTTAGTCTGTGATTCCTCAGGTTTCCAGGAGATGACATttagaaacaaaattataaaatgatgtaGAAATTGTGGTATTTAGctgaattttccattttcattcataCTTCTTTCCAAAGTCTCCTTTGTATAAAGTGACTTGAATTTTGTAGTCTTTGGAAAAGATTGTCTAATTTGCTGTAGATCCACTTGTATATTGTCATGGTGAGCTGAAATTCAGATTAATGTTAGACTGTTTGATTATCCCCCAGAAATAACTTACATTCCATTAGTTAGAACAATGAAAAAGTAACTTTATCACATAGGTAAGACACTTAGCTATACCTTCTTTTAAACGGTTACTCATGTCTTTGTTGTAATAATAAGCAACTGCAAAGCCTAGTTGCAATTTTGATATGTTCTATATTATAAAATACCCCACAACATTCAGATGTTCACTCCACCTGTTATACTGCTGGTGAGTTCTCCCTGCAAATGCACAGGACAGCTGGAGCACGGCTGCCCTGTTCATTCTGAGACTTGTGCCTACCAGGAATAACTGTGAATACTGTTCTTTCCTCTCTGCCCAGTATCGACATTCATAATGGCATTGCTGACTGACTCTAACATGGGTGTTTCAATGACAGAGATAAATATATTTAGAGATACAGCTTCCACAGAGAGACAAAactttttgtttaattaaaaaaattccttaGTTTTAAAACTTGTGAAAAATTTACAGTTCTAAGTCACATCTTATCCTCCTCTTGTCCACTAAGACATCTGATAAAACTGGATCATAAAGCTCAGATAACTACTATGTTATCCTGAATTAAGtgtctcttttaaaattacttcacCTATTTAATGATCAGAATTCctttttttataaaatactcTTCAGATATTATTACTCTTAATCTGTTTTAAGTAGGCTCTAAGCGCCTTGAAAGAATTTAATGCAACTGCATCTTCCCTGAAGATGCCTTATAAATCCTTAGACATCCATCATCTGgggtctctcttctttttctccatgtttcttgtcattttctgccattctcCTGCATGCAGCCTTTTCTCTGCCTATAGAACTGTAAATGCCGCAACTTCTCTTTGCCTGGATtgcctgtttctttgttttacgTTAATTCTTGCTCTTTTGTCAATCTTCAGTTCAAGCATCACCTCTCTAGGAAGCCTTCCATATAACTCCTCCTCCCAGGTTGTACTTAGCTTCCTGCTGGTACAGGGTGGTTCCAGCGCCCCAGCACACATCTCTGTTAGAATTTTTAGTTGATTTTCTCCCTCATCAAATACTCACTTCCTTTCATGCCTGAGATCTGCCTGATTTTGCAACCCCAGCTACTGGGCATGATGATTAGAACACAGCAGATGCTCAAAAAAGGTTTTCAgtgaactgataaatgaattacattaataaatatatacatacattcatcTTTCTATATGACTATAGAACCAACTTAAGCAGCTTGGTTTAATTTCCTAATTTCAAATCTAGTTGGTTTAATGCACATAAATCTACTATACAGAATATGTGTTACCTTTATTGCTAAAATTCAaggtttaaattttaatgtaatacAAAGGAActagattttaaagaaaagtcaTCTAATATTATATCTTAGTTTATTCCTTAATTTATTCAGTCAAAATTTAATGAATACCTATTATGTGCCACTTTGAGTTCATAGTTGGAGGATAAAAGGATGACTTAGATATGATTTCTTCCCTTCATAAGTTTTCAGTCTTTCAAGGGTGACACAAGTAAATAGGGAGAGGTACCGGGatagaatttgaaatagaaagCTATTGCATCtctattttcaaaatgaagaaaaagcctCGGTACAAAGTATAAAAGATATTTCAGTGTGTTGCCACAAATGTTAATAACTCAGTTGTGAACTGAACAATCATAATTTTGGCCAATTAATCAGTTAGATCCAGTTTCTCTAGCAAACAGAAACCTATATTCTCCTTTATGTTAACTAGAGGATTAGAAATGTTCAAGGTAAAACATTCTTTTAGGGGGGAATCTTAACCTAAtgccattttttgttttaaaaattttgtgttttcttaaatttatatttacctTTAATTAGAAACCCTTTTCTAACCTTATTTCATCATTTTGGCATAGTCATATGCCAAAAACAACCAAATCTGAACTACATTTATTCTGTAAGCTTTTGAAAACAAGGAGAGTTCTAAAAGTAGTGAACACATTTGCGTTTTATTTTTCCAGGTCTGTAGGAAGAAATTATCAGTATGGGAAGTACAACAGAGGATATGTAAATTGTGCCTTTATtgtaatattgatttttttctcatttggaaaTGATGATGATACTTTCACTAATGGATTATTTGGCATGGATTGTTTGCAGGATAGTAAGGCAGTAATAACATCTTGCATATTAGTGCTTTGCTGTTTTCAAAGACCTTTGATATccattgtttattttatgttaataatgACCTTGAAACAGATTGCAGAGGGATTTTAAccactgttttggttttgttttgttttttcacaatCTATCTGCCTGGAATCACACAGCTAATACTGATGAGGAGGAATTCGAACCCAGGCTTTATCTTTAGGCCTGCAGCTCTTTCTAGTAAGGCATGTTGCCTATACATGTAAACGTGATGAAATCATATTGACAAAGGTAGTGCAGTGATTTATTTCTTAGCATGGGCTGGCATTACCTTTGTCTGCAGCTTTTCAAATTTAGAATATTAATATTATCAATCTACTAATAGCGAGCAGGATGTGATCCACACTAACCAGACTCACAAGAGACAAGACCCAAATCCCAACACATTACAGTGAGAAGTATGACTATCAAGAGTACAAATGTTAATACCTGAATCTGCCAGTCAATGCTTtggcttcatttaaaaaatattcttggtAGTACAAATTATGAACCTGCACTTTGTTTGTGAATATAAAGTCGGGGCAGGGAATTTAGGTTAGACTTCTTCTTATTGTCATCAGAAATGATAGTCTGACATGCTTGCTTTAGTAAAGAGCATATATCATCACAGGAAACTGAACCTCTTGAGCCTCATGGCCTTTAGCATGGCTTCAGCCCTCAAAAGCTTATTGTGGGAAACTTTTTCCAGATTTATTCTTGGTCACTTCTCATCTGTGTcataataattatttgtttacaCTTCTTTTTCCCCTTACTTGCCATAAAATTATTAGATAATAGATTATTGCTAGACATTTGATTATTAGACTATTCCCTTACTAGATATAAGATTATTAGGTTGTTACTTTCTAAATTAtgatatcattattattattgttagaaACTATGTTCAGCTTCCTTTTGATTTGATTATATTAGTGTATTTGATTGATTGATTAGTACCTAGGCCAGTATATAGGTCATTAAATGTTTGCTACATGATAATTCACAGTTATCTTTCTATAACTTGTGTTAGATGATAGCATATGGACTAGTGATTAAAATTACTTTTGTCCTTAAGTAACTTACAACACCAAAAACAGTGGTTAAAATACCTCTGTAATCTATTTCAAGGTcatcacctgaaatgcaggagatcccagttcgattcctgggtcaggaagatcctctggagaagggataggctacccacaccagcaTACttaggcttcccttatggctcagctggtagagaatcttccggcgatgtgggagatctgggttcaatccctgggttgggaagatcccctggagaaggaaaaggctacccactccagtattctggcctagagaattccagggactctatagtccatggggttgcaacatgGGGTTGCACATGGGGTtgaacatgacagagtgactttcactttcaacttacAATTagcaacacagaaaaaaaaataaagaggaaaagataTGCCCCcagatttttatataattttttttct
It includes:
- the LRRN3 gene encoding leucine-rich repeat neuronal protein 3, with protein sequence MKDLLLQIHVLLGLAITTLVQAVDKKADCPQLCTCEIRPWFTPRSIYMEASTVDCNDLGLSNFPARLPADTQILLLQTNNIAKIEYSIDFPVNLTGLDLSQNNLSSVTNINVKKMPQLLSVYLEENKLTELPEKCLSGLSNLQELYINHNLLSAISPGAFIGLHNLLRLHLNSNRLQMINSKWFEALPNLEILMIGENPIIRIKDMNFKPLINLRSLVIAGINLTEIPDNALVGLENLESISFYDNRLIKVPNVALQKAVNLKFLDLNKNPINRIQRGDFSNMLHLKELGINNMPELISIDSLAVDNLPDLRKIEATNNPRLSYIHPNAFFRLPKLESLMLNSNALSALYQGTVESLPNLKEISIHSNPIRCDCVIRWINMNKTNIRFMEPESLFCVDPPEFQGQNVRQVHFREMMEICLPLIAPESFPSNLDLEAGSYVSLHCRATAEPQPEIYWITPSGKKLLPNTLTNKFYVHSEGTLDISGITPAEGGLYTCIATNLVGADLKSVMIKVDGSLPQDNNGSLNIKIKDVQANSVLVSWKASSKILKSSIKWTAFVKAENSHAAQSARIPSDVKVYNLTHLNPATEYKICIDIPTIYQKSRKQCVNVTTKGLDPDQKKYEKNNTTTFMACLGGSLGIIGVICLFSFLSQEVNCDGGHNYVRNYLQKPTFAFSELYPPLINLWETGKEKGAALEVKATVIGVPTNMS